The following proteins are co-located in the Maridesulfovibrio sp. genome:
- a CDS encoding amidohydrolase, translating into MALNSEVLALLDEMKELRRNIHRNPEIGLETVETAKLIKSKLDEYGIPYSDCGVNSVVAEVKGGEGDTTVAFRVDFDALEMDEENDFDHKSQVEGRMHACGHDGHCTSLIALAAYLSKNRNFNGTVLLLFQSGEEGYEGALKVIEDGFFDKYKVDYMFGFHNWPGLETGKIAVHNGACMASEDRFEIYVTGKSGHASMPHVSNEPFAAVADIIKGLQSIIVRKVPSHERGVISITQVHGGSMRNGIPDRVMVQGNVRTCNEEVQDLIEESIGQVAKGAATMYGVKAELDYVRKHPVLVNSVPELALKAAEKVVGAENVVTDMESSMAAEDYAFFMQHTKGCYVWIGNGLESAALHNSKYDFNDEILPVAASFFIAVIDELL; encoded by the coding sequence ATGGCTTTGAATTCCGAAGTTCTTGCCCTTCTTGACGAAATGAAGGAACTCCGCCGCAATATCCACCGCAACCCGGAAATTGGACTGGAAACGGTGGAAACTGCAAAGCTTATCAAGTCCAAACTTGATGAATACGGTATTCCCTACTCAGATTGCGGTGTGAACTCTGTTGTAGCTGAAGTAAAGGGAGGAGAAGGCGACACAACCGTGGCCTTCCGTGTTGATTTCGATGCCCTTGAGATGGACGAAGAAAATGACTTCGACCACAAATCCCAAGTTGAAGGAAGGATGCACGCCTGTGGTCATGACGGACACTGCACCTCTCTGATCGCCCTTGCAGCCTACCTCTCCAAGAACCGTAATTTTAACGGCACAGTACTCCTACTTTTCCAGTCAGGAGAAGAAGGATACGAAGGAGCGCTCAAGGTTATCGAAGACGGGTTCTTTGATAAATACAAAGTGGACTACATGTTCGGATTCCATAACTGGCCCGGACTTGAAACCGGAAAAATTGCCGTTCACAACGGTGCCTGCATGGCTTCCGAAGACCGCTTTGAAATCTACGTGACCGGGAAAAGCGGACACGCTTCCATGCCTCACGTCAGCAACGAACCTTTTGCCGCTGTTGCGGATATCATCAAAGGGTTGCAGTCCATAATCGTCCGCAAGGTTCCTTCTCACGAACGCGGGGTAATTTCCATTACTCAGGTTCATGGAGGAAGCATGCGCAACGGTATCCCCGACCGTGTAATGGTTCAGGGTAACGTACGCACCTGCAACGAAGAGGTTCAGGATCTCATTGAAGAATCTATAGGTCAGGTAGCCAAAGGTGCTGCAACCATGTACGGAGTCAAAGCGGAACTGGATTATGTCCGCAAACACCCTGTACTGGTTAACTCAGTCCCTGAACTAGCCTTAAAAGCAGCAGAAAAGGTTGTCGGCGCGGAAAACGTCGTTACAGACATGGAGTCATCCATGGCTGCAGAAGACTACGCCTTCTTCATGCAGCACACCAAGGGATGTTATGTCTGGATCGGCAACGGTTTAGAGTCCGCCGCCCTGCACAACAGCAAATATGATTTCAACGATGAAATCCTGCCTGTTGCGGCAAGCTTCTTCATTGCCGTTATTGACGAGCTTCTGTAA
- a CDS encoding DUF3100 domain-containing protein yields the protein MNEAVKNVKLHLVVLALVVVSELIGIITFKVGPGKLVLLPMLYAMFIGIFLGPKFCKVVKEKDMVQASTLVGLTLLLLMARYGTLVGPKFFEILKAGPALILQEFGNIATLILGVPIAMYLGLKREAVGAAHSIAREPNVALIGDIYGLDSAEGRGVMGVYICGTVFGTIFFGLMASFLAAFEIFHPYALAMASGVGSASMMTASVGSLSAAYPAMAEQIQAFGVASNTLSGIDGVYMSLILALPMSNKLYNYIYKLKYKTAPEAV from the coding sequence ATGAATGAAGCTGTGAAAAATGTTAAACTGCACCTTGTGGTTCTCGCTCTGGTTGTAGTTTCCGAACTCATAGGAATTATTACCTTTAAGGTCGGACCTGGTAAACTGGTCCTGCTGCCCATGTTGTATGCAATGTTTATCGGTATCTTCCTCGGACCCAAGTTCTGCAAGGTCGTTAAGGAGAAGGATATGGTTCAGGCCAGCACACTTGTAGGTCTTACCCTGCTCCTGCTCATGGCCCGTTACGGCACACTCGTAGGTCCGAAATTCTTTGAAATCCTCAAAGCCGGCCCTGCCCTGATTCTGCAGGAATTCGGTAACATTGCCACTTTGATTCTCGGTGTACCCATTGCCATGTACCTCGGACTGAAGCGTGAAGCCGTCGGCGCAGCGCATTCTATCGCACGTGAACCCAACGTAGCCCTTATCGGTGACATATACGGTCTCGACTCAGCAGAAGGACGCGGCGTAATGGGCGTATACATCTGCGGTACTGTTTTCGGAACCATCTTCTTCGGTCTGATGGCTTCTTTCCTTGCAGCCTTTGAAATCTTCCATCCCTATGCACTGGCAATGGCCTCCGGCGTAGGTAGCGCAAGTATGATGACTGCATCAGTTGGCAGCCTCAGTGCCGCATATCCGGCAATGGCTGAGCAGATTCAGGCTTTCGGTGTGGCAAGTAACACCCTCTCAGGAATCGACGGTGTATACATGTCCCTTATTCTGGCCCTGCCCATGTCCAACAAGCTCTACAACTATATTTACAAACTCAAATATAAAACTGCTCCGGAGGCCGTATAA
- a CDS encoding DUF3568 domain-containing protein: MLKNRILAFSLALFMCVAVSGCAAVVLGGAAAGGTYVYITGQAKQKYNADLGSTYKAALKACQDLNLTVKDSKKRLSDASIKALDVDKDVFIDLSYVSTKVTEVTVRYGILGDEDASRRILTAINKNF; encoded by the coding sequence ATGTTGAAAAATAGAATCTTAGCTTTCAGCCTTGCTCTTTTTATGTGTGTTGCTGTTTCCGGCTGCGCGGCTGTTGTGCTTGGCGGGGCTGCAGCAGGCGGCACATATGTTTACATAACAGGTCAGGCTAAACAGAAATATAATGCCGATCTGGGTAGCACTTATAAGGCGGCACTTAAAGCCTGTCAGGATTTGAATCTGACTGTGAAAGATAGCAAGAAAAGACTTAGCGATGCATCTATTAAGGCTTTAGACGTTGATAAGGATGTGTTTATCGACCTTAGTTATGTCTCGACAAAAGTGACGGAAGTTACGGTCAGGTATGGCATTTTAGGCGATGAAGATGCCTCCCGGAGAATTTTGACAGCAATCAATAAAAACTTCTAA
- a CDS encoding esterase-like activity of phytase family protein: MKKIIIFILILCCMPFTMLFGASTELNNPAQPELNPIPISLVSEQEGPQAEEIPKFANPRLKYRGTLLLNSPHPAFGGFSDLLLSDDRKNFLAISDMGFWLKGSLNYTQSGFLEGVERKAEMGQLLNTEGKTFAIKYYADSEALCRAPEYGYLVAFERVHRINRYDSEKTLDLSGKATAIPLPAQLKKVPENGGIETMLLLPDKSIFVLTEGDDSTDQFSEAAILKNGKWTLFRYKRNSAYRPTSAGNLADGRILILERKYQGPGTLGIRFCTVEKDKIRAGATLFPELFCEINLPIPRDNYEGMDIITDNTGTQWIYIISDDNFSPVQRTLLTLFELAKAESD, encoded by the coding sequence ATGAAAAAAATCATTATCTTTATTCTCATTCTCTGCTGCATGCCCTTCACCATGCTTTTCGGCGCATCCACAGAACTGAACAATCCCGCCCAGCCGGAACTTAACCCGATCCCGATTTCATTGGTAAGTGAACAGGAAGGCCCGCAAGCAGAAGAAATCCCTAAATTTGCAAACCCAAGACTCAAGTATCGCGGAACTCTGCTTTTAAATAGTCCGCATCCGGCCTTTGGAGGATTTTCGGACCTGCTGCTCAGTGATGACCGCAAAAATTTTCTGGCCATCAGCGACATGGGATTCTGGCTGAAGGGGTCCCTCAATTATACTCAGTCTGGTTTTTTAGAAGGAGTAGAACGCAAGGCTGAAATGGGCCAACTGCTCAATACCGAAGGCAAAACTTTCGCAATAAAATACTATGCTGACAGCGAAGCCCTATGTCGAGCCCCTGAATACGGCTACCTTGTCGCTTTTGAAAGGGTTCACCGTATTAACCGTTATGATTCAGAAAAAACTCTCGACCTATCCGGTAAAGCGACAGCCATTCCTCTTCCTGCTCAACTAAAAAAAGTCCCTGAAAACGGTGGAATTGAAACCATGCTTCTGCTCCCGGACAAAAGCATATTTGTCCTGACGGAAGGCGATGATTCCACAGACCAGTTTTCTGAAGCCGCTATATTGAAAAACGGCAAATGGACTCTCTTCAGGTACAAACGGAATTCAGCCTATCGCCCGACCTCCGCCGGCAACCTTGCTGACGGAAGGATCCTTATTCTTGAACGTAAATACCAAGGACCGGGAACTCTTGGAATCCGCTTCTGCACCGTAGAGAAAGATAAAATCAGAGCTGGAGCCACACTTTTCCCTGAACTGTTCTGCGAAATTAATCTCCCCATTCCCCGCGACAATTATGAAGGCATGGACATTATCACTGACAATACTGGAACCCAATGGATTTATATTATTTCAGATGATAATTTCTCCCCGGTTCAACGGACTTTGCTGACTTTATTTGAACTGGCAAAAGCAGAATCTGATTAG
- a CDS encoding ATP-binding protein — protein MKQIFTVTFLILSIFFSSVALAESEKRNVLYLNSYQNGYRWSDDILDGLRDTFAASGLNIDLHIEYMDTKRFKDRDFMEILHSYYVFKYQKYKFSAIVVSDNNALNFMLRYRDSFFPGVPVIFSGINDFRPELIEGLDNYCGVLENPDIKDNLELALKINPNVRKVVVVGDQSVTSRAIKAQIMKAEPLFKGVIKFEYWNDMPLVDLLAHSRTMTKNEILLFTPFYKGAHGELLSSEEVLNIIYQNSPVMIFSVWEFLLGHGIVGGKLLSGNDQGRKAAEMALHVLKTGKMPKQRVIKATNEYYMFDYNVLERFKINSDILPEDSVIINEPDYFYKLDKQVFWIIIVSILGLSLILVMLIISILQRRKVEKRIKAQLSFQEILMDTIPLLICWKDKKQRYLGANHSFTDFFGLGSPWALVGLNDSEIDLHRRFAEQAAVWDKKVLTSGKPRMGINWSLIRDGEDPVWLEINKVPLYNEKGEVVGTLSTAEDVTRKVNLEKQLLQSQKMEAIGTLAGGIAHDFNNILTSIMNSVELALSDIEEGTITWKDLDRAIKAAQRGSRVVKQILTFSRPSQEGFKPTDIGEVVKETVDFIKASLPRNIRVSAMVPEGAPLVMADPTQIHQVIMNLCTNSFHSLKGRGGSIDVTLTTVEVEDEQAQFMRVAPGVYLRLEISDNGPGIPVEILDKIFDPFFTTKGKAEGTGLGLAVVHGLIKGHGGGISVSSTPDVKTSFEIYLPVQGQLRDIARKSFRALSMGQENILFVEDDEDQLETTPRILESLGYMVTALASPEKAFNLIVDEPGRFDLMITDYDMPQTNGLELARMVQDVAPDLPILVVSGRRNVLSYVADVEYDVKSVRKVLMKPYNKTIIADAIREVLSSTENIDG, from the coding sequence GTGAAACAAATATTCACTGTAACTTTTCTTATTTTAAGTATATTTTTTTCTTCCGTCGCTCTGGCTGAAAGTGAGAAGCGTAACGTCCTGTATCTGAACTCCTACCAGAACGGATACAGGTGGTCGGATGATATTCTAGATGGTTTGCGTGATACATTTGCAGCCAGCGGGCTGAATATTGACCTGCACATCGAATATATGGATACAAAGCGTTTCAAGGATCGGGATTTCATGGAAATTCTGCATTCATATTACGTATTTAAATATCAAAAGTACAAGTTCTCAGCCATTGTTGTGTCTGATAATAATGCCTTGAATTTCATGCTTCGTTACCGGGATTCTTTTTTTCCCGGTGTTCCGGTTATTTTTAGCGGGATTAACGATTTCCGTCCTGAGCTTATTGAAGGTCTCGATAATTACTGCGGCGTGCTTGAGAATCCTGATATTAAGGACAATCTGGAGCTTGCCTTAAAGATTAATCCTAATGTTCGAAAAGTTGTCGTTGTAGGGGACCAGTCCGTTACTTCCCGTGCCATCAAGGCACAGATTATGAAGGCTGAACCTCTATTCAAGGGAGTGATAAAATTTGAATATTGGAATGATATGCCGCTGGTTGATTTGCTGGCTCATTCCCGGACAATGACTAAGAATGAAATCCTGCTTTTCACTCCTTTCTACAAAGGTGCTCACGGTGAGCTTCTTTCTTCCGAAGAAGTGCTCAATATTATTTATCAAAATTCTCCGGTGATGATTTTCAGTGTCTGGGAGTTTCTGCTTGGACACGGTATTGTCGGTGGTAAATTGCTTTCCGGTAATGATCAGGGTCGTAAAGCTGCTGAGATGGCCTTGCATGTGCTTAAGACGGGTAAGATGCCGAAGCAAAGGGTGATCAAGGCTACTAACGAATATTATATGTTCGATTATAACGTGCTGGAACGATTTAAAATTAACAGCGATATTCTTCCGGAAGACAGTGTTATAATCAATGAGCCGGACTATTTTTACAAACTGGATAAACAGGTATTCTGGATAATTATCGTTTCTATTCTCGGATTGAGCCTTATTCTGGTGATGTTGATCATTTCAATTCTGCAGCGGCGTAAGGTTGAAAAGCGCATCAAGGCTCAGCTTTCCTTTCAGGAAATCCTTATGGATACCATTCCGTTGCTGATCTGCTGGAAAGATAAAAAGCAGCGTTATCTGGGAGCCAACCATTCTTTCACCGATTTTTTCGGGCTAGGTTCGCCGTGGGCGCTGGTCGGATTAAATGATTCGGAGATAGATCTTCATCGTAGGTTTGCGGAACAGGCTGCGGTCTGGGATAAGAAGGTTTTGACGTCCGGCAAACCGCGTATGGGCATCAACTGGTCTCTTATCCGTGATGGTGAAGACCCGGTTTGGTTGGAGATTAACAAGGTTCCCCTTTACAATGAAAAAGGGGAGGTTGTGGGGACTCTTTCAACTGCTGAGGATGTGACCCGCAAGGTCAACCTTGAAAAGCAGCTTCTGCAATCGCAGAAGATGGAGGCTATCGGAACTCTGGCCGGTGGTATTGCACATGATTTTAATAACATCCTTACTTCAATCATGAACTCTGTCGAATTGGCCCTGAGTGATATTGAGGAAGGTACCATTACTTGGAAAGACCTTGACCGGGCTATCAAGGCTGCCCAGCGTGGTAGTAGGGTGGTTAAGCAGATTCTGACTTTCAGCAGGCCGTCACAGGAAGGATTCAAGCCTACTGATATTGGTGAGGTTGTTAAGGAAACTGTCGATTTTATTAAGGCTTCACTGCCGCGTAATATTCGGGTATCAGCCATGGTCCCGGAAGGTGCTCCGCTGGTTATGGCCGATCCCACCCAGATTCATCAGGTGATAATGAATCTGTGTACCAACTCTTTTCATTCACTTAAAGGGCGGGGCGGAAGCATTGACGTTACCCTGACTACTGTTGAGGTTGAGGATGAACAGGCGCAGTTCATGCGCGTTGCCCCCGGCGTGTATCTTCGTTTGGAAATTTCTGATAACGGACCGGGAATTCCCGTTGAAATACTGGATAAAATTTTTGATCCCTTCTTTACCACCAAGGGAAAGGCTGAGGGAACAGGGCTGGGGCTGGCAGTTGTGCACGGTTTGATTAAAGGACATGGCGGAGGTATTTCCGTTAGCAGTACTCCTGATGTTAAGACTTCATTTGAGATTTATCTCCCGGTACAGGGGCAGCTGCGGGATATTGCCCGCAAGAGTTTCAGAGCCTTGTCCATGGGGCAGGAGAATATACTCTTTGTGGAAGATGATGAAGATCAGCTGGAAACTACACCACGGATTCTGGAAAGTCTCGGATATATGGTTACAGCCCTTGCTTCGCCTGAAAAAGCGTTTAATTTGATTGTGGACGAGCCTGGACGGTTCGATTTGATGATAACAGACTACGATATGCCGCAGACCAATGGTCTTGAATTAGCCCGTATGGTTCAGGATGTGGCTCCGGATTTGCCGATTCTGGTGGTTTCCGGCAGACGCAATGTGCTTAGTTATGTAGCTGACGTTGAATATGATGTTAAAAGTGTTAGGAAGGTTTTGATGAAGCCTTACAATAAAACAATTATTGCAGACGCAATTCGAGAAGTTCTTTCTTCTACGGAGAACATAGATGGGTAG
- a CDS encoding sigma-54 dependent transcriptional regulator, with protein MGRILIIDDDVQVCETIESLIARAGHESVSSYNLRDGLSKVQSDDFDLVFLDISLPDGNGLDYLQQVKDSSGNPEVIILTGKGDADGAELAIQGGAWDFLVKPSSVKQITLSMRRALEFHEEKQNKAQCVALNLDNIVGKSVEIKNCYDLVAHASGSDANVLVNGETGTGKELFAQTIHENSKRSGNNFVVVDCASLTETLVESTLFGHKRGSFTGAQADRKGLIPLADKGTLFLDEVGEMPLAVQKSFLRVLQERTYRPVGENREFKSDFRLIAATNRDLEAMVARGEFRQDLLYRIQTIHIHLPPLREREGDIRELTSFHLSRLSAHYGVPPKVASSDFYDVLDNYDWPGNVRQLFNVVEQAFVASGSGNTIYAMHLSDALRIKLAQSNLEKSGKGSLGEGGAAVKAAAESAIQSVSEKKDSPRLNQDSVLGGTVSDILTEELPPLKIFKGMAEKKYLEELLLRHEGDTTTILKISGLSRSHFYALLKKHGIND; from the coding sequence ATGGGTAGAATTCTGATTATCGATGATGATGTTCAGGTGTGTGAAACAATTGAGAGTCTTATTGCCCGTGCAGGGCATGAGTCAGTCAGTTCTTACAATTTGCGAGACGGTCTTTCCAAGGTTCAATCTGATGATTTTGATCTTGTATTCCTAGATATTTCCCTGCCTGACGGGAATGGTCTCGATTACTTGCAGCAGGTTAAGGATTCTTCGGGTAATCCTGAAGTAATCATCCTGACCGGTAAGGGGGACGCCGATGGTGCCGAGTTGGCTATTCAAGGCGGAGCTTGGGATTTTCTGGTTAAGCCTTCTTCAGTAAAGCAGATAACTCTCTCTATGCGCAGGGCCCTTGAGTTTCATGAGGAAAAGCAGAACAAGGCTCAGTGTGTGGCCCTCAATCTTGATAATATCGTAGGTAAGAGTGTCGAAATTAAAAATTGTTATGATCTTGTCGCTCATGCCTCCGGTTCTGATGCCAATGTGTTGGTCAATGGCGAGACAGGAACCGGTAAGGAACTGTTCGCTCAGACTATTCATGAAAATTCCAAGCGCTCCGGTAATAATTTTGTAGTGGTTGACTGTGCCTCGCTGACTGAAACTTTGGTTGAGAGCACTCTTTTCGGGCACAAACGCGGTTCTTTTACCGGTGCTCAGGCCGACCGTAAGGGGCTTATACCTCTGGCGGACAAGGGAACCCTGTTTCTTGATGAAGTAGGTGAGATGCCCCTTGCAGTTCAGAAGTCCTTTCTCAGGGTATTGCAGGAGCGGACTTACCGTCCGGTTGGCGAGAACAGGGAATTCAAGAGTGATTTCAGACTGATTGCCGCAACGAACCGCGACCTTGAGGCTATGGTTGCCCGCGGAGAATTCAGACAGGATCTGCTTTACCGTATTCAGACTATCCATATTCATTTGCCGCCCCTGCGCGAAAGGGAGGGGGATATCCGCGAGTTGACCTCTTTTCATCTTTCACGTCTCAGCGCACACTATGGAGTGCCGCCCAAGGTAGCCAGTTCTGACTTTTATGATGTGCTCGACAATTATGATTGGCCCGGCAACGTGCGCCAGTTGTTTAACGTTGTCGAACAGGCTTTTGTTGCATCCGGTTCAGGAAACACCATCTACGCCATGCACCTTTCTGATGCCTTGCGCATCAAATTGGCTCAATCAAATCTTGAGAAGAGCGGTAAAGGTTCTTTGGGAGAAGGGGGCGCAGCTGTAAAAGCTGCTGCTGAGTCAGCTATTCAATCTGTGTCTGAAAAAAAAGACTCTCCTAGACTGAACCAAGATTCAGTGCTTGGCGGAACTGTATCTGATATACTCACCGAAGAGCTGCCGCCTCTTAAAATTTTTAAGGGTATGGCCGAGAAAAAATATCTTGAAGAATTGCTCCTGAGACATGAAGGGGATACAACGACAATCCTTAAAATATCGGGTCTTTCGCGGTCACATTTTTATGCTCTTTTGAAGAAGCACGGTATCAATGATTAA